GTGCCGCGCTTCGTCAATTCGTTGATCATTGCGTTCGGTTCGACCGTGCTCGCCGTTGCTCTGGGTACCCTCTCGGCCTACGGCTTCTCCCGGTTTCGCGTGCCGCTGAAAGATGACCTGCTGTTCTTCATCCTGTCGACCCGGATGATGCCGCCGATCGCGGTCGCGATCCCGATCTATCTGATGTACCGCACCATCGGCTTGTCGGACACCCGGCTCGGGATGATCCTGCTCTACACCTCGGTCAATGTCTCGCTGGCGGTCTGGCTGCTCAAGGGATTCATCGACGAAATCCCGCGTGAGTACGAAGAGGCCGCGATGATCGACGGATACACCCGCTTCCAGGCGTTCGTGAAGGTGGTGCTGCCGCAGGCCACCACGGGAATCGCGGCAACCGCAATCTTCTGCCTGATCTTCGCCTGGAACGAATACGCCTTCGCGGTGCTTCTCACCTCGGGTAACGCACAGACGGCGCCGCCGTTCATTCCGATCATCATCGGCGAGGGTGGGCAAGATTGGCCCGCAGTGGCCGCCGGCACGACGCTGTTTCTGGTGCCGATCGTGGTGTTCACGGTCTTGCTTCGCAAGCATCTGCTGCGCGGCATCACTTTTGGAGCTGTCCGCAAATGAGCATCGACGCCACTCCATCCATTGCGCGTCGCGGTCTTGCGGACCGCCTTCTGCGCCGCGGCCCGCTCGAAGCCATCGCGACGACGATCATCGCCGCCGGCGTCGTGATGTTGATGCAGCCTTTGTCTCTGACACTGTACTCCTGGTCGTTTGCGACGACCCTGTTCGGCACGGTGATGTTCACCATCGTGTCCAAGGTCCGGGAGTAGCGCGCGATGGCACAGATCAAGGTCGAGGTGCTCGACAAATCCTTCGGTGCGTTTCATGCGGTCAGGTCCGCCAGCTTCACGGTGGAGGACGGCCAGTTCCTTTGCTTGCTCGGACCGTCCGGCTGCGGCAAGACCACGACGCTCCGCATGATCGCCGGCCTAGAGCTGCCGACGGCGGGCACGATCCGGCTCGATGGCGAGGACGTGACGATGAACCGCGCATCGGCGCGCGACATCGCCTTCGTGTTCCAGCTCTTCGCGCTCTATCCGCACATGAATGTCCGGCGCAACATCGGCTTTCCCCTGAAATGCGAGGGCGTCGGCGCGGCCGAGCGTGATCGACGGGTCGTCGAGGCTGCGCGCATCCTGCGGATCTCGCACCTTCTCGACCGCTCCGTCTCCGGCCTTGCCGGCGGCGACCGGCAGCGTGTTGCGCTGGGCCGGGCGATCGTGCGCAAGCCAAAGTGTTTCCTGATGGACGAGCCGCTCGGCGCGCTCGATACCGAGATGCGGGACGCCATGATTCATGAATTGCGGGCCCTGCATGACCGGCTGGGCGCGACGACTGTCTATGTCACCCATGACCAGCTCGAGGCCATGGCGATGGCCGACAGGATCGCTGTGATGAACAACGGCGTCGTCGAGCAGGTGGCGAGCCCGCGCGACATCTATGACCGGCCGGCTTCGCTGTTCGTCGCCGACTTCATCGGCTCGCCGCCCATGAATTTCCTGCCGTTCCGTGGCGGCCTGCAGACCGGTGCAGACGCGATCCGGCTCGGCGAGCGTGACGTCGCAATTCCTGCGGCGCGGGAGGCCATGGCGGAAAGCGAGCTCGTGCTCGGGGTACGGCCCGAGCATGTGCGTTTTACCGATCGTGGCATGGTGCGCGGCGAGGTCTATGGCACTGAATATCTGGGCACGACGCAGATCGTGACCGTGACGACGCACTACGGCGCGCTCAAGGCCCGCTCACCCAGCAGCAAATCGTTTCGGACCGGCGAGACTGTCGGGCTCGATTTCCGGCCCGATACGCTGTCGATCTTCGACAAGGCATCCGGCCGGGCGATCCGCACCGCGCTGCATGAAGGAGGCGCGCATGGCTGAGGTCGAGATCAATGCCGTCTCCAAGGCCTTCGGCAAGACTCAAGCCTTGAGTGATCTATCGCTGACCGTTGGCGACGGTGAGTTCGTGGCATTGCTCGGGCCGACCGGTGCCGGCAAGACCACCGCATTGCGATTGATCGCTGGATTGGAGCAGCCGGATTCTGGCTCGATCCGCATCGACGGGCGCAGCGTGACCGGCGATGCGCCGGCGGACCGCGATGTTGCCTTCGTCTTCCAGCAATATTCGCTGTATCCGCACCTCACCGTGTTCGAGAACATGGCGTTCGCGTTGCGTGCGCCGACCCGCCGCGTGCCCGAAGCCGATATCCGCGCGAAGGTGCAGGAGGTGGCGCGCCTGCTTCATATCGAGACGAAGCTGGACAACAAGGCGACGCAGCTGTCGGGCGGCCAGATGCAGCGCGTCGCGATCGGCCGGGCGCTGGTCCGTTCGCCCTCCATCTATCTGA
The genomic region above belongs to Bradyrhizobium arachidis and contains:
- a CDS encoding carbohydrate ABC transporter permease, which gives rise to MTSATTAHSVVEPSATTRRFAGSLVVLYAIITMIPLVWIMLTAFKSPDDAISYPPKVMFKPSLEGFCNLFTTRSRQTPEFIRSLGPPQGLCDDIARSRNMVVAGPSNYVPRFVNSLIIAFGSTVLAVALGTLSAYGFSRFRVPLKDDLLFFILSTRMMPPIAVAIPIYLMYRTIGLSDTRLGMILLYTSVNVSLAVWLLKGFIDEIPREYEEAAMIDGYTRFQAFVKVVLPQATTGIAATAIFCLIFAWNEYAFAVLLTSGNAQTAPPFIPIIIGEGGQDWPAVAAGTTLFLVPIVVFTVLLRKHLLRGITFGAVRK
- a CDS encoding ABC transporter ATP-binding protein codes for the protein MAQIKVEVLDKSFGAFHAVRSASFTVEDGQFLCLLGPSGCGKTTTLRMIAGLELPTAGTIRLDGEDVTMNRASARDIAFVFQLFALYPHMNVRRNIGFPLKCEGVGAAERDRRVVEAARILRISHLLDRSVSGLAGGDRQRVALGRAIVRKPKCFLMDEPLGALDTEMRDAMIHELRALHDRLGATTVYVTHDQLEAMAMADRIAVMNNGVVEQVASPRDIYDRPASLFVADFIGSPPMNFLPFRGGLQTGADAIRLGERDVAIPAAREAMAESELVLGVRPEHVRFTDRGMVRGEVYGTEYLGTTQIVTVTTHYGALKARSPSSKSFRTGETVGLDFRPDTLSIFDKASGRAIRTALHEGGAHG